The stretch of DNA AGAGATGCTTAGGAAAGAAAAGGGAGAGCTAAGGGAGAAAGATGGCAAGATAAAAAAGGGTGATATAGCTGTGGTTGATCTTATTTCTTACCCTCCATCTGGAAAGCCCATAGAACATTCTGGTCTTTATATAGAGGTAGGAGCATCTGTTTTTCCTAAAAAGCTTGAAAACGAGCTTCTTAATCTTTGTAAAGGGGATGAAAAGGAATTTGGGGTAGAGATGCCAGAAGATACAAATGATGAAAGGCTTGCCGGGAAAAATGTGAAGTTTAAAGTAAATGTATTGGGTGTAAAGGAAAGGATCTTGCCAAAGCTTGATGATGATTTTGCAAAAAAGGTTGGAGATTTTAAAAATTTAAAGGAACTAAAGGCAAGGATAAAGGATAATCTTACAAAGATAGAGGAAGAAAGGGAAAAAGAAAGCCTTAAAGAACAGATGATTTCTGAGCTTCTCCAAAGGATACAATTTGATGCTCCAGAGAGCTTGATAATTGGTAAGTATAAAGAGATGTTTCA from bacterium encodes:
- the tig gene encoding trigger factor codes for the protein MEIEKKNLGGSIIEFKITIEWDVVKGSLKDAYDGIQRYAKTSGFRKGKIPRPIFEARFSKEAEDRAINHLITKATKEILDNQKIEPLTGPFLAEVNFKKENPLSFKIRMEVMPSFEIPNYNDIKLSYKKIKIDEREIEKHLEMLRKEKGELREKDGKIKKGDIAVVDLISYPPSGKPIEHSGLYIEVGASVFPKKLENELLNLCKGDEKEFGVEMPEDTNDERLAGKNVKFKVNVLGVKERILPKLDDDFAKKVGDFKNLKELKARIKDNLTKIEEEREKESLKEQMISELLQRIQFDAPESLIIGKYKEMF